A section of the Amycolatopsis sp. AA4 genome encodes:
- a CDS encoding alpha/beta fold hydrolase — protein MPRNSTQCASGPWEPVARLLTEYGHQVHAVSLSGLADVPHDKVGLATHVSDVHDLLAANDLREVILVGHSYAGIVTGQVADQAPDWISLAVYVDAKPAPRRPCHDRHVVGARQAAGAR, from the coding sequence ATGCCGAGGAACAGCACGCAATGCGCTAGCGGGCCCTGGGAGCCCGTGGCACGCCTGCTGACCGAGTACGGCCACCAAGTGCACGCCGTGAGCCTGTCCGGGCTGGCCGACGTACCGCACGACAAGGTCGGTCTCGCCACCCACGTGTCGGACGTGCACGACCTGCTGGCGGCGAACGACCTGCGCGAAGTAATCCTCGTCGGACACAGCTATGCAGGCATCGTGACCGGGCAGGTCGCGGACCAAGCACCGGACTGGATCTCCCTCGCCGTGTACGTCGACGCGAAACCTGCCCCACGACGGCCGTGCCATGACCGACACGTGGTCGGAGCGCGGCAGGCAGCAGGTGCGCGATGA